One part of the Macrobrachium nipponense isolate FS-2020 chromosome 38, ASM1510439v2, whole genome shotgun sequence genome encodes these proteins:
- the LOC135209751 gene encoding LOW QUALITY PROTEIN: holocytochrome c-type synthase-like (The sequence of the model RefSeq protein was modified relative to this genomic sequence to represent the inferred CDS: inserted 2 bases in 2 codons; deleted 2 bases in 1 codon) yields the protein MHQSNQQEQQPQMEFPTECPMSGGGSSTVGGPAHQAGLHFGKEYAGKYVDINPLNMEAYPNXKPAPDQPFDLSTERQVSTIPKADTNNDHWVYPSPQMFWNAMLRKGWRWKDDDLSQKDMEHIISIHNVNNELAWQEVLKWESLHKHECGNPKLKRFGGKATEYSPRARMRSWLGYELPFDRHDWIVDRCGKEVRYIIDYYDGGDVDPKDYKFXILDVRPAMDSFDKHLDRMVVCRWRWTRKEE from the exons ATGGAATTCCCCACGGAGTGTCCTATGAGTGGTGGCGGTAGCAGTACAGTTGGTGGTCCAGCTCACCAGGCAGGTCTGCATTTTGGGAAGGAATATGCTGGGAAGTATGTTGATATCAACCCACTCAACATGGAAGCTTATCCTA CGAAACCTGCTCCGGATCAGCCGTTTGATTTGTCAACTGAAagacaa GTATCAACTATTCCGAAAGCAGATACAAACAATGATCACTGGGTATATCCCTCCCCGCAAATGTTTTGGAATGCAATGCTGAGAAAAGGATGGAGATGGAAAGATGATGACCTCTCCCAGAAGGACATGGAACACATAATCAGCATACATAATGTCAATAATGAATTAGCATGGCAAGAA GTGCTGAAATGGGAGTCTCTCCATAAGCATGAGTGTGGCAATCCAAAACTGAAACGATTTGGTGGCAAAGCAACAGAGTATTCGCCACGAGCTAGAATGAGGAGTTGGCTTGG TTATGAGTTACCTTTTGACCGCCACGACTGGATTGTTGACCGTTGCGGCAAAGAAGTTCGCTACATTATCGACTACTATGATGGTGGTGATGTTGATCCTAAGGACTACAAGT GCATCCTTGATGTTCGGCCAGCTATGGACTCCTTCGACAAACATCTGGACAGGATGGTTGTTTGC CGGTGGCGCTGGACGAGGAAGGAAGAATaa